A portion of the Glycine max cultivar Williams 82 chromosome 10, Glycine_max_v4.0, whole genome shotgun sequence genome contains these proteins:
- the LOC100818363 gene encoding flowering locus K homology domain yields MSGEVFDGQDAGYVPENPEFPQNHSDEYDGGNVIDDSGFPQLQPDEHDNGGFPQLQPDEYDAGGFPQLQPDEHDAGGFLQLQPDEHNAGNLAEDGNIPEHNFDGNDVEGLPGNPDLPSQEHAEEQNIGGDVTENFGSEEKRGPEEDLKGGEVKKWPGWPGENVFRMLVPVQKVGSIIGRKGEFIRKITEDTKARIKILDGPPGTSERAVMVSAKEEPDCSIPPAVDGLLRVHKQVVNVDPHPADSASGAVRPVVTRLLVADTQAGSLIGKQGSTIKSFQDATGCNIRILGSEHLPVFALRDDSIVEIQGESSGVHKAVELVAIHLRKFLVDRSIVGVFETQMQRPDVRANQNVPPGPPHQPWGPPQGFPAPGPGSGGGPAFPPNTQYMPPSHNYDNYYPPADLSPMDKHLHQGPPPAYVRDVSMGIHSSSAQAQQSVVTKVTQHMQIPLSYADAVIGASGANISYIRRASGASITIQETRGVPGEMTVEISGTASQIQAAQQLVQNFMAEAASAAQDHMGGSINQGYNSYPTNPVYASPPSSAAGHAGHAPSADYGSVYGTNYGY; encoded by the exons ATGTCTGGGGAAGTTTTTGATGGACAAGATGCAGGCTATGTGCCTGAGAACCCTGAGTTTCCGCAAAACCATTCTGACGAATACGATGGAGGAAATGTGATTGATGACTCAGGGTTTCCGCAACTGCAGCCTGATGAACACGATAATGGAGGGTTTCCGCAGCTGCAGCCTGATGAATATGATGCCGGAGGGTTTCCGCAGCTGCAGCCTGATGAACACGATGCTGGAGGGTTTCTGCAGCTGCAGCCTGATGAACACAATGCCGGCAATTTAGCTGAGGATGGCAATATTCCTGAACATAATTTTGACGGGAATGATGTTGAAGGGTTGCCTGGAAACCCTGATTTGCCTTCTCAAGAGCATGCTGAGGAACAAAATATTGGAGGAGATGTGACTGAGAATTTTGGCTCTGAGGAAAAGCGGGGACCTGAGGAGGATTTGAAAGGAGGTGAAGTAAAGAAGTGGCCAGGGTGGCCTGGAGAGAATGTTTTTAGGATGTTGGTTCCTGTGCAAAAGGTTGGCAGTATTATTGGCCGGAAAGGTGAGTTTATTAGGAAAATTACCGAAGACACTAAGGCTCGTATAAAAATTCTCGATGGTCCTCCTGGAACTTCAGAAAGAGCT GTAATGGTTTCTGCGAAAGAAGAGCCAGATTGCAGCATACCGCCTGCTGTGGATGGTTTGTTAAGGGTTCATAAACAAGTTGTCAATGTAGACCCTCATCCTGCAGATAGTGCATCAGGGGCAGTACGCCCAGTTGTTACAAGGCTTCTAGTGGCAGATACTCAAGCAGGAAGCTTGATTGGGAAGCAGGGCTCCACTATAAAATCCTTTCAAGATGCCACAGGTTGCAATATACGCATTCTTGGTTCAG AACACCTGCCAGTTTTTGCTCTGCGAGATGATAGTATTGTTGAAATACAAGGGGAATCTTCTGGGGTTCACAAGGCGGTTGAACTTGTTGCAATTCATCTACGTAAATTCTTGGTTGATCGCAGCATAGTTGGAGTATTTGAAACACAA ATGCAAAGGCCAGATGTTCGAGCAAACCAGAATGTGCCACCAGGCCCACCACACCAACCTTGGGGTCCTCCTCAAGGTTTTCCAGCTCCTGGGCCTGGTAGTGGTGGTGGACCTGCTTTTCCACCCAATACTCAGTATATGCCGCCTTCACataattatgataattactACCCACCTGCTGACCTATCTCCTATGGACAAGCACCTTCATCAGGGTCCACCACCTGCCTATGTAAGAGATGTTTCTATGGGAATTCATTCATCCAGTGCACAGGCACAACAATCTGTTGTGACTAAG GTCACACAACACATGCAAATTCCTTTGTCCTATGCAGATGCTGTTATTGGAGCATCAGGGGCAAACATCAGCTACATCCGTCGAGCTAGTGGAGCAAGTATTACAATTCAGGAGACCAGGGGTGTGCCAGGAGAGATGACTGTTGAGATAAGTGGTACTGCTTCACAAATACAGGCTGCCCAACAGCTAGTGCAG AATTTCATGGCTGAAGCTGCAAGTGCGGCACAGGATCATATGGGGGGTTCAATTAACCAAGGTTACAATTCCTATCCTACAAATCCTGTCTATGCATCTCCGCCCTCAAGTGCTGCTGGTCATGCGGGCCATGCACCTTCTGCAGATTATGGTTCCGTTTACGGCACCAATTATGGCTATTGA